A genomic region of Sarcophilus harrisii chromosome 6, mSarHar1.11, whole genome shotgun sequence contains the following coding sequences:
- the DTX4 gene encoding E3 ubiquitin-protein ligase DTX4 isoform X2 — MEVGITIQHAYEKQHPWIDLTSIGFCYVIDFGTMSQINRQTQRKRHIRHRLDLIYPVVTGTLPKSQSWPVGSAVASSPPGPPCSCPQCLLVMSVKVAAGANGGMGLLPPMPARKNVAPLGGPKLALPPGAGPKPLDGTGTLRVPGKAATSQVNRRQAASAPALAGSASPASPPGATGKNGRVALATLNRTNLQRLAIAQSRVLIASGVPTVPVKNLNGSSPVNPALAGITGILMSAAGLPVCLTRPPKLVLHPPPVSKSEIKSIPGVSNTSRKTTKKQAKKGKTPEEVLKKYLQKVRHPPDEDCTICMERLAAPSGYKGPQPTVKPDLVGKLSKCGHIYHLHCLVAMYNNGNKDGSLQCPTCKTIYGVKTGTQPPGKMEYHLIPHSLPGHPDCKTIRIIYNIPPGIQGPEHPNPGKSFTARGFPRHCYLPDSEKGRKVLKLLLVAWDRRLIFAVGTSSTTGESDTVIWNEVHHKTEFGSNLTGHGYPDANYLDNVLAELAAQGIAEDSAGLEKD; from the exons ATGGAGGTGGGCATCACCATCCAGCACGCCTACGAGAAGCAGCACCCCTGGATCGACCTCACCTCCATCGGCTTCTGCTACGTCATCGACTTCGGCACCATGAGTCAGATCAACAGGCAGACCCAGCGCAAGCGCCACATCCGGCACCGGCTCGACCTCATCTACCCCGTGGTCACGGGCACCCTGCCCAAGTCTCAGTCGTGGCCAGTCGGCTCGGCCGTGGCCAGCTCCCCCCCCGGCCCCCCGTGCTCCTGCCCGCAGTGCCTCCTGGTGATGAGCGTCAAGGTGGCGGCCGGGGCCAACGGCGGTATGGGGCTGCTGCCGCCCATGCCCGCCCGGAAAAACGTGGCCCCTCTGGGGGGCCCCAAGCTGGCCCTCCCTCCGGGAGCTGGGCCCAAGCCTCTGGATGGGACGGGCACCCTTCGGGTTCCGGGGAAGGCGGCGACCTCACAGGTGAACCGGAGGCAGGCGGCCAGCGCCCCGGCCCTGGCCGGCTCGGCCTCCCCGGCTAGCCCCCCGGGGGCCACCGGCAAGAATGGGCGGGTAGCCCTGGCGACCCTGAACCGCACCAATCTGCAGCGTCTCGCCATCGCACAGTCCAGAGTGCTGATTGCTTCTGG TGTCCCCACTGTCCCAGTGAAGAATCTCAATGGCTCCAGTCCTGTGAATCCTGCCTTAGCAG GAATCACCGGAATCCTCATGAGTGCGGCAGGATTGCCCGTGTGCCTCACCCGGCCCCCCAAGCTGGTCCTGCACCCTCCCCCTGTCAGCAAGAGCGAAATCAAGTCTATCCCAGGGGTCTCCAACACAAGCCGCAAGACCACCAAAAAACAAGCCAAGAAAG GAAAGACTCCAGAAGAAGTTCTGAAAAAGTACCTGCAGAAAGTGCGCCATCCCCCAGATGAG GACTGCACCATCTGCATGGAGCGCCTCGCGGCCCCATCAGGTTATAAGGGCCCCCAGCCAACAGTCAAGCCCGACCTGGTGGGGAAGCTGTCCAAATGTGGTCACATCTATCACCTTCATTGCCTGGTTGCCATGTACAACAATGGGAACAAG GATGGAAGTTTGCAGTGTCCAACCTGCAAAACCATTTATGGTGTCAAGACGGGGACCCAGCCCCCTGGGAAGATGGAGTATCACCTCATCCCCCACTCCCTGCCTGGGCACCCAGACTGTAAAACTATCCGGATCATCTACAATATCCCCCCAGGCATTCAG GGACCAGAACACCCGAATCCTGGGAAGAGTTTCACCGCCCGAGGCTTCCCTCGACATTGTTACCTCCCAGATagtgagaaagggaggaag GTGCTGAAGTTGCTGCTGGTAGCCTGGGACCGCCGCCTGATCTTTGCCGTGGGCACCTCCAGCACCACGGGCGAGTCCGACACGGTCATCTGGAACGAAGTG
- the DTX4 gene encoding E3 ubiquitin-protein ligase DTX4 isoform X1, with the protein MLLASAVVVWEWLNEHGRWRPYSPAVSHHIEAVIRAGGPRAGGGSVVLGQVDSRLSPYIIDLQSMHQFRQDTGTLRPVRRSYYDPASAPGKGVVWEWENDNGSWTPYDMEVGITIQHAYEKQHPWIDLTSIGFCYVIDFGTMSQINRQTQRKRHIRHRLDLIYPVVTGTLPKSQSWPVGSAVASSPPGPPCSCPQCLLVMSVKVAAGANGGMGLLPPMPARKNVAPLGGPKLALPPGAGPKPLDGTGTLRVPGKAATSQVNRRQAASAPALAGSASPASPPGATGKNGRVALATLNRTNLQRLAIAQSRVLIASGVPTVPVKNLNGSSPVNPALAGITGILMSAAGLPVCLTRPPKLVLHPPPVSKSEIKSIPGVSNTSRKTTKKQAKKGKTPEEVLKKYLQKVRHPPDEDCTICMERLAAPSGYKGPQPTVKPDLVGKLSKCGHIYHLHCLVAMYNNGNKDGSLQCPTCKTIYGVKTGTQPPGKMEYHLIPHSLPGHPDCKTIRIIYNIPPGIQGPEHPNPGKSFTARGFPRHCYLPDSEKGRKVLKLLLVAWDRRLIFAVGTSSTTGESDTVIWNEVHHKTEFGSNLTGHGYPDANYLDNVLAELAAQGIAEDSAGLEKD; encoded by the exons ATGCTGCTGGCCTCGGCCGTGGTGGTCTGGGAATGGCTGAACGAGCACGGCCGCTGGAGACCGTACAGCCCGGCCGTGAGCCACCACATCGAGGCGGTGATCCGGGCCGGCGGGCCCCGCGCCGGCGGCGGCAGCGTGGTGCTGGGCCAGGTGGACAGCCGCCTGTCGCCCTACATCATCGACCTGCAGTCCATGCACCAGTTCCGGCAGGACACCG GGACCCTGCGTCCTGTCCGTCGAAGCTACTACGACCCGGCCTCGGCGCCCGGGAAGGGTGTGGTCTGGGAGTGGGAGAATGACAACGGCTCCTGGACCCCTTACGACATGGAGGTGGGCATCACCATCCAGCACGCCTACGAGAAGCAGCACCCCTGGATCGACCTCACCTCCATCGGCTTCTGCTACGTCATCGACTTCGGCACCATGAGTCAGATCAACAGGCAGACCCAGCGCAAGCGCCACATCCGGCACCGGCTCGACCTCATCTACCCCGTGGTCACGGGCACCCTGCCCAAGTCTCAGTCGTGGCCAGTCGGCTCGGCCGTGGCCAGCTCCCCCCCCGGCCCCCCGTGCTCCTGCCCGCAGTGCCTCCTGGTGATGAGCGTCAAGGTGGCGGCCGGGGCCAACGGCGGTATGGGGCTGCTGCCGCCCATGCCCGCCCGGAAAAACGTGGCCCCTCTGGGGGGCCCCAAGCTGGCCCTCCCTCCGGGAGCTGGGCCCAAGCCTCTGGATGGGACGGGCACCCTTCGGGTTCCGGGGAAGGCGGCGACCTCACAGGTGAACCGGAGGCAGGCGGCCAGCGCCCCGGCCCTGGCCGGCTCGGCCTCCCCGGCTAGCCCCCCGGGGGCCACCGGCAAGAATGGGCGGGTAGCCCTGGCGACCCTGAACCGCACCAATCTGCAGCGTCTCGCCATCGCACAGTCCAGAGTGCTGATTGCTTCTGG TGTCCCCACTGTCCCAGTGAAGAATCTCAATGGCTCCAGTCCTGTGAATCCTGCCTTAGCAG GAATCACCGGAATCCTCATGAGTGCGGCAGGATTGCCCGTGTGCCTCACCCGGCCCCCCAAGCTGGTCCTGCACCCTCCCCCTGTCAGCAAGAGCGAAATCAAGTCTATCCCAGGGGTCTCCAACACAAGCCGCAAGACCACCAAAAAACAAGCCAAGAAAG GAAAGACTCCAGAAGAAGTTCTGAAAAAGTACCTGCAGAAAGTGCGCCATCCCCCAGATGAG GACTGCACCATCTGCATGGAGCGCCTCGCGGCCCCATCAGGTTATAAGGGCCCCCAGCCAACAGTCAAGCCCGACCTGGTGGGGAAGCTGTCCAAATGTGGTCACATCTATCACCTTCATTGCCTGGTTGCCATGTACAACAATGGGAACAAG GATGGAAGTTTGCAGTGTCCAACCTGCAAAACCATTTATGGTGTCAAGACGGGGACCCAGCCCCCTGGGAAGATGGAGTATCACCTCATCCCCCACTCCCTGCCTGGGCACCCAGACTGTAAAACTATCCGGATCATCTACAATATCCCCCCAGGCATTCAG GGACCAGAACACCCGAATCCTGGGAAGAGTTTCACCGCCCGAGGCTTCCCTCGACATTGTTACCTCCCAGATagtgagaaagggaggaag GTGCTGAAGTTGCTGCTGGTAGCCTGGGACCGCCGCCTGATCTTTGCCGTGGGCACCTCCAGCACCACGGGCGAGTCCGACACGGTCATCTGGAACGAAGTG